A single region of the Jatrophihabitans sp. GAS493 genome encodes:
- the rpmI gene encoding 50S ribosomal protein L35, whose product MPKNKTHSGMKKRVKVTGSGKLMREKAGKRHLLERKPSKLTRRLTGSKVVDAADAPRVKKMLGI is encoded by the coding sequence ATGCCTAAGAACAAGACACACAGTGGAATGAAGAAGCGGGTGAAGGTCACCGGCAGCGGAAAGCTCATGCGCGAGAAGGCCGGAAAGCGTCACCTCCTGGAGCGCAAGCCTTCGAAGCTGACCCGCCGCCTCACCGGCAGCAAGGTCGTCGACGCCGCTGACGCACCGCGTGTCAAGAAGATGCTCGGCATCTAA
- a CDS encoding CaiB/BaiF CoA-transferase family protein has translation MSSDAPLADITVLELARALSGPHAAMILADLGARVIKVEHPDGGDDTRGWGPPFVDGSAGSAAESTYFLSCNRNKESIALDLKSPDGVATIEQLVQHADVLIENFRSGVLERLGLGIDRLQELNPRLVILSITGFGHDGPEAARTGYDQIAQGEGGLMSLTGPSALEPTKVGVPIADLLAGMYGATGVLAALHRRERTGRGEVVRTSLLAAVVGVHSYQGTRYTVAGEVPVPTGRYHRSICPYGLFDCADGSVQIAVGSDNLWRSFAPAFDLDRPEWRTNSQRVRDGDAVVAAVTDAFAPLSKVELLRRLASLGIPAGSVRGLDEVYAWDQTRSQGLLIEVEHATLGRITLPGPPLRFDGGGLREHRAPPLLGQHSAAIRSWLDDSR, from the coding sequence ATGAGTAGCGACGCACCATTGGCCGACATCACCGTCCTCGAACTGGCTCGCGCCCTCTCCGGGCCGCACGCGGCCATGATCTTGGCCGACCTGGGGGCCCGGGTCATCAAGGTGGAGCACCCCGACGGCGGCGACGACACAAGGGGCTGGGGGCCGCCCTTCGTCGACGGTTCGGCCGGCTCAGCGGCTGAGTCCACCTACTTCCTCTCCTGCAACCGCAACAAGGAATCGATCGCGCTGGACCTGAAGAGTCCGGACGGGGTCGCCACGATCGAGCAGTTGGTGCAGCACGCCGATGTGCTCATCGAAAACTTCCGATCGGGGGTACTGGAGCGCCTCGGCCTTGGGATCGACCGTCTGCAGGAACTCAACCCGCGGCTGGTGATCCTCTCGATCACCGGGTTCGGACACGACGGCCCCGAAGCGGCTCGCACCGGGTACGACCAGATTGCGCAGGGGGAGGGTGGGCTCATGTCGCTCACCGGCCCGTCGGCGCTGGAGCCAACCAAGGTCGGGGTGCCGATCGCCGATCTGCTAGCCGGGATGTATGGGGCAACCGGGGTGCTGGCCGCTCTGCACCGGCGCGAGCGCACCGGCCGCGGAGAGGTGGTGCGGACGTCGCTGCTGGCCGCGGTCGTCGGCGTCCACTCGTATCAGGGCACGCGCTACACAGTCGCGGGCGAGGTGCCGGTGCCGACCGGCCGCTACCACCGGTCGATCTGCCCCTACGGCCTCTTCGACTGTGCCGACGGGTCGGTCCAGATCGCGGTCGGCAGCGACAACCTCTGGCGCTCTTTCGCGCCGGCCTTCGACCTCGATCGTCCCGAGTGGCGCACGAACTCGCAGCGGGTTCGTGATGGCGACGCGGTGGTCGCTGCCGTGACCGACGCCTTCGCGCCGCTGTCGAAGGTCGAGCTGCTGCGGCGATTGGCCTCCCTCGGGATCCCCGCCGGTTCCGTGCGTGGCCTGGACGAGGTCTATGCCTGGGACCAGACACGCTCGCAGGGCCTGCTGATCGAGGTCGAGCACGCCACTCTCGGCAGAATCACCCTTCCCGGGCCGCCGCTGCGCTTCGACGGTGGCGGCCTGCGTGAACACCGTGCCCCTCCACTGCTCGGTCAGCACAGCGCCGCGATTCGCTCATGGTTGGATGACAGCCGATGA
- a CDS encoding phosphoribosyl-ATP diphosphatase, with the protein MKTFDELFAELSERQRERPDGSATVQALDDGVHAQGKKVVEEAAESWMAAEFESAERTAEEISQLLYRVQVLMLGRGLTLADVYRHL; encoded by the coding sequence ATGAAGACCTTTGACGAACTGTTCGCTGAGCTCAGCGAACGCCAGCGCGAGCGACCCGACGGCTCGGCCACTGTCCAGGCGTTGGACGACGGCGTCCATGCCCAGGGCAAGAAGGTCGTCGAAGAGGCCGCCGAGTCGTGGATGGCCGCCGAGTTCGAGTCGGCCGAGCGAACCGCCGAGGAGATCAGCCAGCTGCTCTACCGCGTCCAGGTGTTGATGCTGGGCCGCGGTCTCACCCTGGCCGACGTCTACCGACATCTATAG
- the rplT gene encoding 50S ribosomal protein L20: MARVKRAVNAQKKRRSALEAASGYRGQRSRLYRKAKEQLLHSATYQYRDRKARKGDFRQLWITRINAAARANDMTYNRFIQGLHLAGVEVDRKILADLAVNDEAAFAALVVVAKAAVAKEGTGGAAAQTPAA, from the coding sequence GTGGCACGCGTCAAGAGGGCTGTTAACGCCCAGAAGAAGCGCCGTAGCGCACTCGAAGCCGCCAGCGGCTACCGGGGCCAGCGTTCGCGGCTGTACCGCAAGGCCAAAGAGCAGCTGCTGCACTCGGCGACCTACCAGTACCGCGACCGCAAGGCGCGCAAGGGCGATTTCCGCCAGCTCTGGATCACCCGTATCAACGCGGCGGCCCGTGCGAACGACATGACCTACAACCGCTTCATCCAGGGTCTGCACCTGGCCGGCGTCGAGGTCGACCGCAAGATTCTGGCTGACCTGGCCGTCAACGACGAGGCTGCCTTCGCCGCCCTCGTGGTCGTGGCCAAGGCCGCCGTGGCCAAAGAGGGCACTGGCGGCGCTGCCGCACAGACCCCGGCTGCCTGA
- the infC gene encoding translation initiation factor IF-3 — MSRLLPTKYDQGGHISSEPRINDRIRVPEVRLVGPEGEQVGIVPIGKALELAAEADLDLVEVAPMARPPVCKLMDYGKFKYESAQKAREARRNQGLTVIKEMKLRPKIDPHDYATKKGHVERFLKQGDKVKVTIMFRGREQSRPELGFRLLQRLAEDIGEIGFVESSPKQDGRNMIMVVAPLRSAAKPNRPSRTDGIEEEKEPNA, encoded by the coding sequence ATTTCAAGACTTTTACCAACGAAGTACGACCAAGGAGGTCACATCAGCTCCGAACCTAGGATCAATGACCGGATCCGAGTACCCGAGGTACGCCTCGTCGGTCCCGAGGGCGAGCAGGTCGGCATCGTGCCGATCGGCAAGGCTCTCGAACTCGCCGCCGAAGCAGATCTGGATCTGGTCGAGGTCGCACCCATGGCCCGTCCACCCGTCTGCAAGCTCATGGACTACGGAAAGTTCAAGTACGAGAGCGCGCAGAAGGCCCGCGAAGCCAGGCGAAACCAGGGCCTGACCGTCATCAAGGAGATGAAGCTTCGCCCGAAGATCGATCCGCACGACTACGCGACCAAGAAGGGTCACGTCGAGCGGTTCCTGAAGCAGGGCGACAAGGTCAAGGTCACGATCATGTTCCGCGGCCGGGAGCAGTCCCGTCCCGAACTCGGATTCCGGCTCCTCCAGCGTCTTGCTGAGGACATCGGCGAGATCGGCTTCGTCGAGTCCTCGCCGAAGCAGGACGGCCGAAACATGATCATGGTCGTTGCGCCACTTCGCTCAGCTGCCAAGCCCAACCGTCCGTCGCGCACGGACGGCATCGAAGAAGAGAAAGAACCAAATGCCTAA
- a CDS encoding carboxyl transferase domain-containing protein, with translation MERVGALELIERVADSGSFRSWDSAPLPPFAPSGHLDDRYLAELAEARERTGLDESVITGEARVGGHRVAVLIGEFGFLGGSIGVAAGHRIVEAIERATAQRLPLVASPTSGGTRMQEGTVAFLQMVAISTAVANHRRSGQPYLAYLRNPTTGGVFASWGSLAHVTVAEPGALIGFLGPRVYEAIYNETFPPGVQTAENLYEHGLIDAVVAPEQLRELTITALDVVAARRDVQALDDPVESGSRDAGPSFDDGTADLEELEPTSAWDSIRRTRRPERPSVRALLKVAARDVTPLRGTGQGEEDSGMLLALARFDDSPCVVLGQDRRGPAPLGPGGLRIARRGMHLANELRLPLVTVVDTAGAALSVAAEEGGLAGEIARCLAELATLDTPTLCLLLGQGAGGGALALLATDRVVAAQHAWLSPLPPEGASVIRYKTTSHAAEIAQAQGVRSLDLLRNRVVDRIVPENPDAADEPEKFLRRLGGVIGDELDRLTAWEMPALRARRVERYRSLGLN, from the coding sequence ATGGAACGTGTTGGCGCGCTGGAACTCATCGAGCGGGTGGCCGACAGCGGTAGTTTCAGGTCCTGGGACAGCGCGCCCTTGCCGCCGTTCGCCCCGTCCGGGCACCTCGACGACCGTTACCTGGCCGAACTAGCCGAGGCCCGCGAACGCACCGGACTCGACGAATCGGTGATCACCGGAGAGGCCCGGGTCGGCGGTCACCGGGTTGCGGTACTGATCGGAGAGTTCGGATTCCTCGGCGGCTCGATCGGCGTGGCCGCCGGTCACCGGATCGTCGAGGCCATCGAACGCGCGACCGCGCAGCGCCTACCGCTGGTCGCTTCCCCGACCTCCGGCGGCACGCGGATGCAGGAGGGGACCGTCGCCTTCCTGCAGATGGTGGCCATCTCCACGGCGGTCGCCAATCACCGACGCAGCGGTCAGCCCTACCTGGCCTACCTGCGCAATCCGACCACCGGTGGCGTGTTCGCCTCCTGGGGGTCGCTGGCCCACGTCACGGTCGCCGAACCGGGCGCACTCATTGGATTCCTCGGCCCGCGGGTCTACGAGGCGATCTACAACGAGACCTTTCCGCCCGGCGTGCAGACCGCCGAAAACCTCTACGAACATGGGCTGATCGACGCGGTCGTCGCGCCGGAGCAACTACGCGAGCTGACGATCACCGCGTTGGATGTGGTGGCGGCCCGACGGGACGTGCAGGCGCTCGACGACCCGGTCGAGTCAGGTTCCCGCGATGCGGGGCCGAGCTTCGACGACGGGACCGCCGACCTGGAGGAGCTGGAGCCGACCTCGGCCTGGGATTCGATCCGCCGCACCCGCCGCCCCGAGCGGCCGAGTGTCCGAGCCCTACTCAAGGTGGCCGCCCGGGATGTCACTCCGCTGCGCGGCACCGGTCAGGGCGAGGAGGACTCCGGCATGCTGCTGGCCCTGGCTCGCTTCGACGATTCGCCGTGCGTGGTGCTCGGGCAGGATCGTCGCGGCCCCGCCCCGCTCGGACCGGGCGGGTTGCGGATCGCCCGGCGCGGGATGCATCTGGCCAACGAACTGCGGCTGCCCCTGGTCACGGTGGTCGACACCGCCGGTGCGGCGCTGAGCGTTGCGGCCGAAGAGGGTGGGTTGGCCGGCGAGATCGCCCGCTGTCTGGCCGAGCTGGCGACGCTGGATACTCCGACGCTCTGCCTGCTCCTCGGTCAGGGCGCCGGCGGTGGGGCGCTGGCGCTGCTGGCCACCGATCGGGTGGTGGCGGCCCAGCATGCGTGGCTCTCCCCGCTCCCGCCGGAGGGAGCGTCGGTGATCCGGTACAAGACGACCTCCCACGCCGCCGAGATCGCCCAGGCCCAGGGGGTGCGCAGCCTCGATCTGCTGCGCAACCGGGTCGTCGACCGGATCGTCCCGGAGAATCCCGACGCCGCCGACGAGCCGGAGAAGTTCCTGCGCCGGCTCGGCGGTGTGATCGGCGATGAGCTGGATCGCCTGACCGCGTGGGAGATGCCCGCACTGCGGGCCCGGCGGGTCGAGCGGTATCGCAGCCTCGGCCTCAACTAG
- the pheS gene encoding phenylalanine--tRNA ligase subunit alpha, translating into MPTETSSFDPVEVAALQPENLQRNVDEALAAIAEAGDLDALKSARLTHAGDRSALALANREIAALPPAARAAAGQRVGASRGRVREALERRQAELELERDARVLVEESVDVTLPWDRRPIGARHPLTTIQELFADVFTAMGYEVAEGPELEAEWFNFDALNIGVDHPARSLMDTFFVQAADGSADSGIVLRTHTSPVQARTMLSRTPPIYVVCPGKVFRTDELDATHTPVFHQLEGLVIDEGITMAHLKGTLDHMAQAMFGPDTVTRLRPSYFPFTEPSAEPDLLCFVCRGDSVGNPDRPCRTCGSEGWIEWGGCGMVNPRVLRACGIDPERYSGFAFGMGIERTMMFRNAAEDMRDMVEGDVRFTAAFGMES; encoded by the coding sequence ATGCCCACCGAAACATCAAGCTTCGACCCGGTCGAAGTGGCGGCCCTGCAGCCGGAGAACCTCCAGCGCAACGTCGACGAGGCCTTGGCGGCGATCGCCGAGGCCGGTGACCTCGATGCACTGAAGTCGGCCCGGCTCACGCACGCCGGTGATCGCTCGGCCCTGGCGCTGGCCAACCGCGAGATCGCGGCGCTGCCGCCCGCCGCGCGGGCCGCCGCCGGACAGCGCGTCGGCGCTTCGCGCGGCCGGGTGCGGGAGGCGCTGGAGCGTCGCCAGGCCGAACTCGAACTCGAGCGGGATGCCCGGGTGCTGGTCGAGGAGTCAGTCGACGTCACGCTGCCGTGGGACCGACGGCCGATCGGGGCCCGTCATCCGTTGACCACGATCCAGGAACTCTTCGCCGACGTCTTCACCGCTATGGGCTACGAAGTGGCCGAAGGCCCCGAGCTGGAGGCTGAGTGGTTCAACTTCGATGCGCTCAACATCGGCGTCGACCACCCGGCTCGCTCCCTGATGGACACCTTCTTCGTGCAGGCCGCCGACGGCAGCGCCGACTCCGGAATCGTGCTGCGCACGCATACCTCGCCCGTGCAGGCACGCACCATGCTGAGCCGGACGCCACCTATCTACGTCGTCTGCCCCGGAAAGGTGTTCCGCACCGACGAGCTGGACGCCACCCACACGCCGGTCTTCCACCAGCTGGAGGGCCTGGTCATCGATGAGGGCATCACGATGGCTCATCTGAAGGGAACGCTCGACCACATGGCGCAGGCCATGTTCGGACCGGACACGGTCACTCGGCTCCGCCCCTCGTATTTCCCCTTCACCGAGCCGAGCGCCGAGCCCGATCTGCTCTGCTTCGTCTGCCGCGGTGACTCGGTGGGTAACCCCGATCGCCCCTGCCGTACCTGCGGTAGCGAGGGATGGATCGAGTGGGGCGGATGCGGAATGGTCAACCCGCGCGTGCTGCGGGCCTGCGGCATCGACCCGGAGCGTTACTCCGGGTTCGCCTTCGGAATGGGAATCGAGCGCACCATGATGTTCCGCAACGCCGCTGAGGACATGCGGGACATGGTCGAGGGTGACGTCCGCTTCACCGCGGCCTTCGGGATGGAGAGCTGA
- a CDS encoding DUF1844 domain-containing protein: protein MDDLDDPQVRELSEIPAIEVISRAAVMLMSASAEKLGLAPDAEPHVDLDEARRLITALAGLLAASREYLGAHRQPLRDGLKTLQAAFREASAYPDEPGKGPGEGLQT from the coding sequence CTGGATGACCTCGACGACCCGCAGGTCCGAGAGCTCTCGGAGATCCCTGCCATCGAGGTGATCTCCCGGGCCGCGGTGATGCTGATGAGCGCCTCGGCCGAGAAGCTCGGCCTCGCGCCGGACGCCGAGCCACACGTCGACCTGGACGAGGCCCGGCGCCTGATCACCGCACTCGCCGGCCTGCTGGCCGCCTCGCGTGAGTACCTGGGCGCTCATCGCCAGCCGCTACGCGACGGTTTGAAGACGCTGCAGGCCGCGTTCCGCGAAGCTTCGGCCTACCCCGACGAGCCTGGGAAGGGTCCGGGCGAGGGCCTCCAGACCTGA
- a CDS encoding PH domain-containing protein has translation MTEPEPTGTAAGPPSSTAAGPPSSTAAGPPSSAARRVPLRREVVVNARPIRTALIAKVCSAVILVVFVFTAIVMRHDSAGVHFVPTDQLGTLVVGIILSAAALLPTRPRLHADANGVRIRAFLGSEKVIGWDLITRVDFPKKLRFARIVLPGEEALALYAVQRWDHDSSVAAMNGLRELFANSRS, from the coding sequence GTGACTGAGCCGGAGCCGACTGGCACCGCGGCCGGGCCGCCATCCAGCACCGCGGCCGGGCCGCCATCCAGCACCGCGGCCGGGCCGCCATCCAGCGCGGCGCGGCGGGTGCCGCTACGCCGCGAGGTGGTCGTCAACGCCCGTCCGATCCGTACCGCGCTGATCGCGAAGGTCTGTTCCGCGGTCATCCTGGTGGTCTTCGTCTTCACCGCGATCGTGATGCGCCACGACAGCGCCGGGGTGCACTTCGTACCCACCGATCAGCTGGGCACGCTCGTCGTCGGCATCATTCTCTCCGCCGCGGCCCTGCTGCCGACCCGGCCGCGTCTACACGCCGACGCGAACGGGGTGCGGATACGTGCCTTTCTGGGCTCGGAGAAGGTCATCGGCTGGGATCTCATCACCCGCGTGGACTTTCCGAAGAAGTTGCGGTTCGCCCGGATCGTGCTTCCCGGTGAGGAGGCGCTCGCCCTCTACGCGGTACAGCGGTGGGATCACGACTCGTCGGTCGCGGCGATGAACGGGCTGCGGGAGCTCTTCGCGAACTCCCGCAGCTAG
- a CDS encoding RNA methyltransferase has product MHGSVVLSDSNARLVAARRLTSRRARRETGRFLVEGAQAVTEVLRRPELVSEVFATAAAVERNRLLLEKAAADGVRVDEVSDRAAAGLSETVTPQGLVAVAATIDVSLDSVLCGEPKLLAVVVEPNDPGNLGTIIRTADAAGADGLIVVGGGVDSYNGKVVRASAGSLFHIPLVLDLTWEVLVERLSARGVQSIATTGSAASDLDELIASRRLDPPTAWIFGNEAHGLPDSVLETATMQTRIPIYGAAESLNLSVAAAICLYASARAQRR; this is encoded by the coding sequence ATGCACGGCTCAGTGGTACTAAGCGATTCAAACGCCCGGCTCGTGGCGGCCCGTCGACTCACCAGTCGGCGGGCCCGTCGCGAGACCGGGCGTTTTCTCGTGGAAGGCGCCCAAGCAGTCACCGAGGTACTACGGCGGCCGGAGCTGGTGAGCGAGGTCTTCGCGACCGCCGCCGCCGTCGAGCGCAATCGATTGCTGCTTGAGAAGGCAGCGGCCGACGGGGTCCGGGTCGACGAGGTCAGCGACAGGGCAGCGGCCGGTCTCTCCGAGACGGTGACGCCGCAGGGGCTGGTCGCGGTGGCGGCGACGATCGACGTGTCGCTCGATTCGGTGCTCTGCGGCGAGCCGAAGTTGCTGGCAGTCGTCGTCGAACCTAATGACCCGGGCAACCTCGGCACCATCATCCGCACGGCCGACGCCGCCGGAGCGGACGGGTTGATCGTCGTCGGCGGCGGGGTCGACAGCTACAACGGCAAAGTGGTGCGGGCCAGCGCCGGCAGTCTCTTCCATATCCCGCTCGTGCTCGATCTGACGTGGGAGGTGCTGGTTGAGCGCCTGTCGGCGCGCGGAGTGCAGAGCATCGCCACCACCGGTTCGGCGGCGTCGGATCTGGACGAACTCATCGCCTCCCGCCGCCTCGACCCGCCGACCGCATGGATCTTCGGAAACGAGGCCCACGGCCTGCCGGACTCGGTGCTGGAGACCGCGACCATGCAGACCCGTATCCCGATCTACGGAGCGGCGGAGAGTCTGAACCTCTCGGTGGCGGCGGCCATCTGTCTGTACGCCTCAGCCCGGGCCCAGCGGCGCTAA
- the hisG gene encoding ATP phosphoribosyltransferase, with protein sequence MLRIAVPNKGSLSEPASQMLTEAGYRQRSDSRELVLIDADNDTEFFFLRPRDIAIYVGSGRLDVGITGEDLLLDSGANAQGILELGFARSTFRFAGIAGAADSVADLQDKRVATAYPGVVASYLANVGVSAQIIRLDGAVETAVRLDVADAIADVVETGTTLRHAGLETFGEPLLKSQAVLIRRIGADASSQVEQLMRRLQGVIIARQYVLMDYDIRDEHVARAVAITPGFESPTVSPLMRQGWSAVRSMVPASETNRIMDELWEVGARGIIVTSIHASRL encoded by the coding sequence ATGCTTCGAATTGCCGTGCCGAATAAGGGTTCGCTCTCCGAACCCGCCAGCCAGATGCTCACCGAAGCCGGCTACCGCCAGCGCAGCGACAGCCGTGAACTGGTCCTCATCGACGCCGACAACGACACCGAGTTCTTCTTCCTGCGCCCCCGTGACATCGCCATCTACGTCGGTTCAGGGCGCCTGGACGTCGGCATCACCGGCGAAGACCTGCTCCTGGACTCCGGGGCGAACGCGCAGGGGATCCTGGAATTGGGATTCGCCCGGTCGACGTTCCGCTTCGCCGGGATTGCGGGCGCGGCCGACAGCGTCGCCGACCTTCAGGACAAGCGGGTCGCGACGGCCTACCCGGGCGTCGTCGCGTCATATCTGGCCAACGTCGGGGTCAGCGCGCAGATCATCCGCCTCGACGGCGCAGTCGAGACGGCTGTGCGGCTGGACGTTGCCGACGCCATCGCCGATGTCGTCGAGACCGGCACGACGCTGCGGCACGCCGGACTGGAGACCTTCGGCGAGCCGCTGCTGAAGAGCCAGGCCGTGCTGATCCGCCGGATCGGCGCCGATGCGTCGAGCCAGGTTGAGCAGTTGATGAGAAGACTGCAGGGCGTCATCATCGCGAGGCAGTATGTACTCATGGACTACGACATCCGCGACGAGCACGTTGCCCGGGCGGTCGCCATCACGCCCGGCTTCGAATCCCCGACCGTCTCCCCGCTGATGCGTCAGGGCTGGTCGGCGGTCCGCTCGATGGTGCCGGCATCGGAGACCAATCGCATCATGGACGAGCTCTGGGAAGTCGGAGCGCGGGGAATCATCGTCACCAGCATCCACGCGAGCAGGTTGTGA
- a CDS encoding RNA polymerase sigma factor, producing the protein MDVAVAARRAVEAVWRIESPRIVAALARYTGDFELAEDVAQEALAEALSAWARAGIPANPVGWLLATGRRRAIDSFRRRSARDERYALLAHPLAEGETTSGALPSPDGTGDLLWDPDRIDDDVLALMFVACHPVLAPQARVALTLRAVGGLSSEEIARAFLVPVGTIQARITRAKKTIAAAGVPFELPFERDRRERMGGVLSVLYVIFTEGSTATSADTLLRSDLAYEALRLARMLTALGPDDPEIHGLLALFELTSARFPARTGPDGEAILLEDQDRRLWDQSAIRRGLAALGHAEASGRGLGPYGLQAAIAACHARAPSVAQTDWDRVVLLYEALGRVAPSPIVELNRAVAIAMLHGPQTALALVDDLAAAGTLSASHLLPTVRGELLARLGRFAEARTELETAARRCRNGPERAVLVRRAAALQTAEPPTDPTDLTRS; encoded by the coding sequence CTGGACGTTGCCGTGGCCGCCCGGCGGGCCGTCGAGGCGGTGTGGCGGATCGAGTCGCCCCGGATCGTGGCGGCGCTGGCGCGGTACACCGGTGATTTCGAACTGGCCGAGGATGTCGCCCAGGAGGCGCTGGCCGAGGCCCTGAGTGCATGGGCCCGCGCCGGAATTCCGGCGAACCCGGTGGGCTGGCTGCTGGCAACCGGACGGCGGCGGGCGATCGACAGTTTTCGGCGCCGCTCGGCCCGCGACGAGCGATACGCGTTGCTGGCCCATCCGCTGGCCGAGGGCGAGACGACCTCGGGTGCGTTGCCCTCGCCTGACGGCACCGGGGACCTGCTCTGGGACCCGGACCGGATCGACGACGACGTACTTGCGCTGATGTTCGTCGCCTGCCATCCGGTGCTCGCCCCACAGGCGCGCGTGGCGCTGACGCTACGGGCGGTCGGAGGTCTGTCGAGCGAGGAGATCGCCCGGGCATTCCTGGTGCCGGTGGGGACGATCCAGGCGCGGATCACGCGCGCGAAGAAGACGATAGCCGCGGCCGGCGTGCCGTTCGAGCTGCCATTCGAGCGCGACCGGCGGGAACGTATGGGCGGTGTGCTGAGCGTGCTCTACGTGATCTTCACCGAAGGCTCGACCGCGACCTCAGCCGACACCCTGCTGCGCAGCGATCTGGCCTATGAGGCCCTCCGGCTGGCCCGCATGCTGACGGCACTCGGACCTGACGATCCGGAGATTCACGGGCTGCTCGCGCTCTTCGAACTCACCTCCGCTCGATTCCCGGCCCGCACCGGACCGGACGGCGAGGCGATTCTGCTCGAGGACCAGGACCGGCGCCTGTGGGATCAGTCGGCGATCCGTCGTGGCCTGGCGGCACTCGGCCACGCCGAGGCCTCCGGGCGCGGGCTCGGACCGTACGGACTGCAGGCGGCGATCGCCGCCTGCCATGCCCGCGCGCCCTCCGTCGCGCAGACCGACTGGGATCGGGTGGTACTGCTCTACGAGGCGTTGGGACGGGTCGCTCCCTCACCCATAGTGGAATTGAACCGGGCGGTCGCCATTGCGATGCTGCACGGCCCGCAGACGGCACTGGCGCTGGTGGACGATCTCGCCGCCGCCGGCACCCTGTCCGCCTCGCATCTGCTGCCGACGGTACGGGGCGAGCTGCTGGCTAGGCTGGGCCGCTTCGCCGAGGCCCGGACGGAACTGGAGACCGCGGCACGGCGTTGCCGCAATGGGCCGGAGCGGGCGGTGCTGGTGCGCCGGGCCGCCGCGCTTCAGACGGCTGAACCGCCGACTGATCCGACCGATCTGACGCGGTCCTAA
- a CDS encoding uridine kinase, with protein MKTDVDLANSLSDIAARIVHDTTQRPPRCGSVRVVAIDGGAASGKTSLADKVYSTFWATERHTELIHIDNLLDGWGDQFTFWPRLRDGVLARLANGQAGSYQRYDWKTATFTGEIRVPPTDVLIVEGVSAIECCGDRAAFRVLIDLPRSTRERRWSERDGTPLQPEWVRWLDAEDDYFRTSAPEADLLLGPTGP; from the coding sequence GTGAAGACTGACGTCGATCTGGCTAATTCGCTTAGCGACATTGCGGCGCGGATCGTGCACGACACCACTCAGCGACCGCCTCGCTGCGGCAGCGTACGAGTCGTCGCCATAGACGGCGGAGCCGCCTCGGGGAAGACCAGTCTGGCCGACAAGGTCTACTCGACGTTCTGGGCGACCGAGCGGCACACCGAACTCATTCACATCGACAACCTGCTCGACGGCTGGGGCGATCAATTCACCTTCTGGCCCCGGCTACGGGACGGCGTGCTGGCTCGGCTGGCCAACGGCCAAGCCGGCAGCTACCAGCGCTACGACTGGAAGACCGCCACTTTTACTGGAGAAATTCGCGTGCCGCCGACCGACGTGCTGATCGTGGAGGGCGTCTCGGCGATCGAGTGCTGCGGTGATCGGGCGGCCTTCCGCGTCCTGATCGACCTACCTCGCTCGACGCGCGAGCGGCGTTGGAGCGAGCGTGACGGCACCCCGCTACAACCGGAGTGGGTGCGCTGGCTGGATGCCGAGGACGACTACTTCCGGACCAGCGCACCCGAGGCCGACCTGCTGCTCGGCCCGACCGGACCGTAG